A genomic segment from Nematostella vectensis chromosome 6, jaNemVect1.1, whole genome shotgun sequence encodes:
- the LOC116603512 gene encoding uncharacterized protein LOC116603512 isoform X2 has product MNGKTAETTPPASTNEQSELMKFGSLISNSIINLQETMQDSFSKFRTTIEETWYEDGSGPQEVSRYQISESGSSGDESADENQPKTSKRPRIGASPVGQETAARVSDQPTDKSAASPSGGKTSSDNVLSAIAGRLDMKEKTEKSVNAQLAELMPSEGSRGGSTRSNTCSSLANSDILPHTSEHADRSPTGFAKEGEPADSTSLHGTASTQTKVVADGLLCLWECLQTKSIPDEAKTIILKSWRTGTKKQCATYLKKWEHFCSKRQIDRTEASVENALAFLTSLYNSGLKYSAINTARSALSCLDCGSRITIGNHPLI; this is encoded by the exons ATGAATGGGAAAACGGCCGAAACCACGCCACCAGCCTCGACAAATGAGCAGAGCGAACTCATGAAATTTGGCAGTTTGATCTCAAACTCCATTATTAATCTCCAAGAAACTATGCAAGATAGTTTTTCAAAGTTCCGGACCACAATAGAGGAGACCTGGTACGAAGACGGCTCGGGTCCACAAGAGGTTTCGCGTTATCAAATAAGTGAGAGCGGATCGAGCGGAGATGAAAGTGCTGATGAAAATCAGCCCAAAACCTCCAAGAGACCTCGCATTGGTGCCTCACCAGTGGGCCAGGAAACTGCTGCCAGGGTATCGGACCAACCCACAGATAAATCTGCAGCAAGCCCTAGCGGGGGAAAAACGTCCTCAGACAACGTGCTAAGCGCCATTGCTGGGAGACTGGACATGAAGGAAAAGACGGAGAAGTCAGTAAATGCACAACTCGCAGAGTTG ATGCCTTCAGAAGGTAGCAGAGGAGGAAGCACAAGGAGTAATACTTGTTCCAGTTTGGCCAACTCAGACATTCTTCCCCATACTTCTGAACATGCTGATAGATCACCCACGGGTTTTGCCAAAGAGGGAGAACCTGCTGATTCTACCTCACTCCATGGAACAGCATCCACTCAAACCAAAGTTGTGGCCGATGGCTTGTTATGTCTCTGGGAGTGCCTACAAACAAAAAGCATTCCAGATGAAGCTAAGACGATTATTCTTAAGTCATGGAGAACGGGAACAAAGAAGCAATGTGCAACATATCTTAAAAAGTGGGAACACTTTTGTAGTAAGAGACAGATTGATAGAACTGAGGCATCTGTAGAAAATGCCTTGGCATTTCTTACTAGCCTTTACAATTCAGGACTGAAGTATAGCGCTATAAATACAGCACGCAGTGCCCTATCGTGCTTGGACTGTGGCAGCAGAATTACAATTGGTAATCACCCACTGATATAA
- the LOC116603512 gene encoding uncharacterized protein LOC116603512 isoform X1, with protein sequence MNGKTAETTPPASTNEQSELMKFGSLISNSIINLQETMQDSFSKFRTTIEETWYEDGSGPQEVSRYQISESGSSGDESADENQPKTSKRPRIGASPVGQETAARVSDQPTDKSAASPSGGKTSSDNVLSAIAGRLDMKEKTEKSVNAQLAELQMPSEGSRGGSTRSNTCSSLANSDILPHTSEHADRSPTGFAKEGEPADSTSLHGTASTQTKVVADGLLCLWECLQTKSIPDEAKTIILKSWRTGTKKQCATYLKKWEHFCSKRQIDRTEASVENALAFLTSLYNSGLKYSAINTARSALSCLDCGSRITIGNHPLI encoded by the exons ATGAATGGGAAAACGGCCGAAACCACGCCACCAGCCTCGACAAATGAGCAGAGCGAACTCATGAAATTTGGCAGTTTGATCTCAAACTCCATTATTAATCTCCAAGAAACTATGCAAGATAGTTTTTCAAAGTTCCGGACCACAATAGAGGAGACCTGGTACGAAGACGGCTCGGGTCCACAAGAGGTTTCGCGTTATCAAATAAGTGAGAGCGGATCGAGCGGAGATGAAAGTGCTGATGAAAATCAGCCCAAAACCTCCAAGAGACCTCGCATTGGTGCCTCACCAGTGGGCCAGGAAACTGCTGCCAGGGTATCGGACCAACCCACAGATAAATCTGCAGCAAGCCCTAGCGGGGGAAAAACGTCCTCAGACAACGTGCTAAGCGCCATTGCTGGGAGACTGGACATGAAGGAAAAGACGGAGAAGTCAGTAAATGCACAACTCGCAGAGTTG CAGATGCCTTCAGAAGGTAGCAGAGGAGGAAGCACAAGGAGTAATACTTGTTCCAGTTTGGCCAACTCAGACATTCTTCCCCATACTTCTGAACATGCTGATAGATCACCCACGGGTTTTGCCAAAGAGGGAGAACCTGCTGATTCTACCTCACTCCATGGAACAGCATCCACTCAAACCAAAGTTGTGGCCGATGGCTTGTTATGTCTCTGGGAGTGCCTACAAACAAAAAGCATTCCAGATGAAGCTAAGACGATTATTCTTAAGTCATGGAGAACGGGAACAAAGAAGCAATGTGCAACATATCTTAAAAAGTGGGAACACTTTTGTAGTAAGAGACAGATTGATAGAACTGAGGCATCTGTAGAAAATGCCTTGGCATTTCTTACTAGCCTTTACAATTCAGGACTGAAGTATAGCGCTATAAATACAGCACGCAGTGCCCTATCGTGCTTGGACTGTGGCAGCAGAATTACAATTGGTAATCACCCACTGATATAA
- the LOC116603512 gene encoding uncharacterized protein LOC116603512 isoform X3, producing MNGKTAETTPPASTNEQSELMKFGSLISNSIINLQETMQDSFSKFRTTIEETWYEDGSGPQEVSRYQISESGSSGDESADENQPKTSKRPRIGASPVGQETAARVSDQPTDKSAASPSGGKTSSDNVLSAIAGRLDMKEKTENRCLQKVAEEEAQGVILVPVWPTQTFFPILLNMLIDHPRVLPKRENLLILPHSMEQHPLKPKLWPMACYVSGSAYKQKAFQMKLRRLFLSHGEREQRSNVQHILKSGNTFVVRDRLIELRHL from the exons ATGAATGGGAAAACGGCCGAAACCACGCCACCAGCCTCGACAAATGAGCAGAGCGAACTCATGAAATTTGGCAGTTTGATCTCAAACTCCATTATTAATCTCCAAGAAACTATGCAAGATAGTTTTTCAAAGTTCCGGACCACAATAGAGGAGACCTGGTACGAAGACGGCTCGGGTCCACAAGAGGTTTCGCGTTATCAAATAAGTGAGAGCGGATCGAGCGGAGATGAAAGTGCTGATGAAAATCAGCCCAAAACCTCCAAGAGACCTCGCATTGGTGCCTCACCAGTGGGCCAGGAAACTGCTGCCAGGGTATCGGACCAACCCACAGATAAATCTGCAGCAAGCCCTAGCGGGGGAAAAACGTCCTCAGACAACGTGCTAAGCGCCATTGCTGGGAGACTGGACATGAAGGAAAAGACGGAGAA CAGATGCCTTCAGAAGGTAGCAGAGGAGGAAGCACAAGGAGTAATACTTGTTCCAGTTTGGCCAACTCAGACATTCTTCCCCATACTTCTGAACATGCTGATAGATCACCCACGGGTTTTGCCAAAGAGGGAGAACCTGCTGATTCTACCTCACTCCATGGAACAGCATCCACTCAAACCAAAGTTGTGGCCGATGGCTTGTTATGTCTCTGGGAGTGCCTACAAACAAAAAGCATTCCAGATGAAGCTAAGACGATTATTCTTAAGTCATGGAGAACGGGAACAAAGAAGCAATGTGCAACATATCTTAAAAAGTGGGAACACTTTTGTAGTAAGAGACAGATTGATAGAACTGAGGCATCTGTAG
- the LOC116603512 gene encoding uncharacterized protein LOC116603512 isoform X4: MNGKTAETTPPASTNEQSELMKFGSLISNSIINLQETMQDSFSKFRTTIEETWYEDGSGPQEVSRYQISESGSSGDESADENQPKTSKRPRIGASPVGQETAARVSDQPTDKSAASPSGGKTSSDNVLSAIAGRLDMKEKTEKCLQKVAEEEAQGVILVPVWPTQTFFPILLNMLIDHPRVLPKRENLLILPHSMEQHPLKPKLWPMACYVSGSAYKQKAFQMKLRRLFLSHGEREQRSNVQHILKSGNTFVVRDRLIELRHL, from the exons ATGAATGGGAAAACGGCCGAAACCACGCCACCAGCCTCGACAAATGAGCAGAGCGAACTCATGAAATTTGGCAGTTTGATCTCAAACTCCATTATTAATCTCCAAGAAACTATGCAAGATAGTTTTTCAAAGTTCCGGACCACAATAGAGGAGACCTGGTACGAAGACGGCTCGGGTCCACAAGAGGTTTCGCGTTATCAAATAAGTGAGAGCGGATCGAGCGGAGATGAAAGTGCTGATGAAAATCAGCCCAAAACCTCCAAGAGACCTCGCATTGGTGCCTCACCAGTGGGCCAGGAAACTGCTGCCAGGGTATCGGACCAACCCACAGATAAATCTGCAGCAAGCCCTAGCGGGGGAAAAACGTCCTCAGACAACGTGCTAAGCGCCATTGCTGGGAGACTGGACATGAAGGAAAAGACGGAGAA ATGCCTTCAGAAGGTAGCAGAGGAGGAAGCACAAGGAGTAATACTTGTTCCAGTTTGGCCAACTCAGACATTCTTCCCCATACTTCTGAACATGCTGATAGATCACCCACGGGTTTTGCCAAAGAGGGAGAACCTGCTGATTCTACCTCACTCCATGGAACAGCATCCACTCAAACCAAAGTTGTGGCCGATGGCTTGTTATGTCTCTGGGAGTGCCTACAAACAAAAAGCATTCCAGATGAAGCTAAGACGATTATTCTTAAGTCATGGAGAACGGGAACAAAGAAGCAATGTGCAACATATCTTAAAAAGTGGGAACACTTTTGTAGTAAGAGACAGATTGATAGAACTGAGGCATCTGTAG